The segment tttaaaaataatatttaaaaaattaattaagatTTAATGTTTAAAATGTATCGAATGAACTCACTTTATGATACTCTTTTTGAATTACGTCCTTTGGATTCTTGAAACTACTAAATACTattctttaaatttaattttgaattatgTCCTTTAAATCCTTGAAACTCCTAAATGATATTCTTCAAATAtaattaatgtttgatatattactAGATAAGAGGTAAAATGGTCTCCAAAATTTTTTATCTACTGTTTTCAATATGaatcaatgaaaataaaaaaatatgatatttttataattatgtaaaatataaaataaatatagattataaattttttgctcaaaatttttaattctagatgttttttttatcaataacattgatttatattaatatattaaaatttttaCAAAAATTAAATACAATCAATACAAAATCAGGGATTAACCCTATTCAAGTTCTAGTGAGAAAAGCAACCAACTAACAGAGATATACTACCTTCGACATATATACCAACAACCCTAAGAATACCCATTACCATCTACACTACTACCCATCAAAAAACAAAATGTGGACTGAAACCACAATCACGGGGCTTCCAATTACAAAGCACAACAAAAAACTAATACTACCCTCTCCCAGATGGGAAACTGACAACCGTTGAGCCATACTCACACCCCATAGGGCCTCCACCTCATTATTCGTCCCATCAACCAAACACCTAGCTCTAATAGCCAAAATGTCCCCATGACAATCTCGAGCAACAAATCCTGCCACAGATAGTCTTGGATTTCCCTTTGAcgcaccatcaaaattcaccttaatccAGCCAACTTCTGACTTCTAGCAAACCCTAATAAGCCCGGATCCTTCACTGCCCCTCACAAAAACCGGATCCATTCGGGAAGGCCCATTAAATGGCTGATTTTAATTCAATGTTGATTAGTTCAACTAATTAAAAAAATGGATGAATGCAATTGTATTCCTTCTTTGGCAGGAACTAATAAGTTGGGAATAAATtgctaattttattttataaatgtcatttttttatataaatgctTTTTGAAAAAATATGGCTAAGGGAAGAGCACCAAACCCCAATAATTGTTCACTCCTTGCACATCCAAGCCCCAATTACTAACTtcgaaaaaaccaaaaaataaatatctaaaagcccattaataaatttcatgtGTACCAATCGCCACCCATTTTTTAGCAAGTTCTTACCATAATTGGCCTATTTGTGCATTTTTATTGGTACCCATGATGCACAACGCCATTTATGCATAACTATTGGTAATTTTAAGTGCAcgattattggggcatctttaagcaaGTATCGGGCAACACTTCTAAATGTGTACCTTTTGATCCTTGTGTGCATAATAATTCCCACAACATGtgtcgttactacccaaaagccaaaacaatagctataagcattaAAGTCACATGcatagacaacaaaaaaaaaatctttaaaatctcaTGTACCGTTTAGAATTTGTGGgtgcaaagttagctataacaGTTACTAATACACTCAAagttttataaaatgtttttaagTACTTTGTCTTATATCTATGtaaaactaaataataaattacCTTTGTAAAATAAACATACATAatctagatgaatgcatgatgaccccacacacagatatatatatatatatatatatatatatatatatatatatatatatatatatatatataaaattataaaccATAGAATGAAACACATCAATCAATATAATTTTTCATCATTATTTTTACCCTTAATTTCATAATCATTTTAAATTAGACTTtaataattattttctatttaattaaaagttATATTAAGACTAAAGTAAAATGATTATAATTTCattgatattattattaaaattttaaaaatgttttatcataaataaaataatataatttgtcaatgatattgaatgaatttaatctttaattattttAATGAAAACAATTATTTCATCTATTTTCTAATGTAGGAGCATGGTCCAGATTGATACCTCTTCATAAATCTCATATCATACCTCAGAATTTAAAAATCCATTTTTTCTTAACTACCAATGAGAGCAAAGGTATGAAGCAAGAGGATCTTTATTCGAAAAATTCTCTCAGGGCTCACAGCTATCTTATTTCGTTTGAGAAGTTTAATTGCAGACTAGATTCTGTTCATCCACAATTTTTACCTACGCTATCTTTatttattactatttttttataaattttatcaCGATTTTAGCATAAGGTTAACATGTTATGTATCAGTTCAGCGATGGTTTAGCACTATTATTATTGTTCAGATCAGAAGGGAAGACAAAGCTTACCCCTACAGTCTTGTGAGAAAGAACTTATTTGCAGTCAATTCTTATGATAAGAACGGAACAGGTTaatctttgaatttttttattttaaattcagaTTTGCAAAACACGACTATTTTTTGTGCATTTAATCATACGAAATGCCATTTTATGTAGAAATTAGTCGCTTGATAAAAGCTTATATCCAGTCTCATCATAGGCGCAGTCTCAAAATTCCATTCTAGTAACTAAACTTCACGTCTGGAATTAACATAAGAAATTCTAGAAACAGCATAGCTGCAGCCAAACATAATTCCTATGGAATTATTTGGAAACCAATCTTGTCAAGCAAACACCATGATCTGAACATAACTGCTTAAAGCCTAGATGAAATATTCAGCAGCAACAGTAATTACAGAGCCCAAATTGGGCCGACCCGTTGCATTTAAAATTCTATAGTAGGGAGTAGGGTCATTCCCCTCTTCATACTCTTCGCAGGTCCAGAGGAAATGATCATAAGATGCAATAACATAGCTGCAACACCGAGCCCAACATATGGTGGGTTATTATTAGATAGATTTTCAGGttctataaaaaataaataaagagagcACAGTGCCAACTAGCCGTTGGACTAGAGAGTGATAAGGCTATGGCAAGAGCTGCTTACCAGTCTTGAGGGGCAGCTTCCACTGCTCTTTCAAAGTAAGTTTCGGCCAGAGCTAAATCCTTGTGGCTTTCCCATATGAATTTGGCATACAGTGACATGCTCTCTCCATCCCCAGGGCTTGCCAATATGGCCCAGGAGAAGCATTCTTCTGCTCTTTTCATGTCATGCTGAACCTGAGGACATCAATCCAAACAAGACATAAAACAACTTCATATTAAAATTCTCTCGAGATCAGCAACTAAATGGCTAATAACAGTGGCTTACAATTGGGCAAATACATGACTACCCAGATGACTAAACAGTGGTACATGTGTCAGAAACTCTATGTAGAGGGAAGGGCTTCCGGCTTAAACGGTGAGTGTATTGTAGTAAGCGTACTTGCTGTTCACTGCCGGGCTTGCTAGAGTGGGATGATTGTTTTAAAATTAAGTTCAATATTCAGGTTTGTTGAATCATCTCAATTGAAGAGGGTAAAGCTTAAACAGCCTGTactttgtttattattttggaaagtttGCAGGTATTTTTAGGCATTGGAGAGCTTAGCAGTGAATTTTGGTGTCCTAATAAGAGCAGGGGTCCCTGCCTACTCAAAGTGAAATtgaaatatatgaaaaaaaaagaCAACATACAGCTCTCCTGTGTGGTTTTGGGCATTAACCATTTTCCATAGATTCAAGGCAGCTAGATAATGGTCTAGATCCTAATGTGGTAGATGACCAGTTTCTGGAACATGTATTACAGTTTAGTCCTCTGATAGTCATTGTCATTGCAAGCTCAATTGAAAAATATCAGTAAAAAAAAGATTCCCTGACATAATCTACCAAGTTTTTCAACCAAACATTAACAGATTCAACATCTACCTTGTGCAAAAACCTGGCATAGTTTCTGAGCAGAAGAGTATTGTCAGGGTTTGCTTCCAACATCTTTTGATAATACAAATCTGTGCTGCTGGATTCTGCTCCAGAGCTTCTTCTTCCCCTCTACCACGATCACCACCATCTTGAATGTCAGAGCCTTCGTTTGTATGGTCTATCTCACATAAAGGGGCGGGGTCGCACCCTCTTTCAGTGCAGACCAAAGCCATTCCATCCAGTCCAACCTTTAAACCAAACCAGTTCTCTGCCATCACAGAATTCTCAGatatacttccactatccacaaaatcaaaaaaattgtggATTACTTGGTTTTTATGTTCTTCTAGAGGGCTAGAATGGTGGATCATATCCCTCTCAGATTGAACTTCTCCAAAAGAAAACGAATTCTCATGATGGCTTTCCTGATTGAGAGAATTCATCATAAGCAACCTATCTGTAGCAACTAATAACCCATTCTTCCTTGACCACATTACTCTGCACAAATGGCATACCCCAATTCGCTGATTGGTTTCCTCATTCCTGCTGAGAGGAAGCATCAGAATACTTTCTGACAGAGCCCTTCTAAAGGTAAAATATAGCTCAACTGCAGAGGACTCCCTACTTTTCAGGCCTGAGAAATTCTTAAAGCTAGCACATCTAGAAAATTTGTACTTATATTTGCTAAGACTACAAGACTCTGAAAAAATACCAGGATGATCCATTAAACAGGAAGAACATCTATACATCCTTTCTGCATTTAAAATTGAGCTGGAGAGCCCTTTTTGGATACTACAGGAAAGTATCTCCGACGCAGACTTCCATTCAACAAGATAAACATTGTGACACTGGAATATATAGATTCTGCAGACTTCCTTTCTTCTAGAGGAATTCTGTTTTTATTTCGCTGTAATGGGAGAGAACCACGGGGTGAAAATTTTACTGAATTTTTACCGTTAGAATCATGAGCAATGAGCATAGCTGATCAGGACAACACTAACGTCTTTTTCTTATCTGATAGGAGCACATGTCACAGTTGGAAATAGGAATGGGTTCTTTAATAGTTACAATATCAAAGGGTCTGTTTTTATCTATACATGACTTGCAATATATGGGCATTTAATTGTGCTTAAAATGAGGTGTACATATCTTAATATTTATAGGATTCGAATTTGTGATCTTTTTTTAAAGACTACAAATTCTCCATCATTAATCCAATTCAATATACTTTTCGTAAGTCTAATGAATTTATTGTCTTATGAGTGAATGGGTAAGGTACAAAACGGCTATCCCCAAACATTAACtatcaaaatgaaatgaaatcaaaattttaaataatgtGTATAAGATCTGATGGTTTATAAGATTTCAAAGTTGATTTCTTTAAACAACAATTCCTAATTCAttgtcttttattttttttattgatctTAAATTTTGTGAAATAAATTTTGATTAATCTGTTGTTTTTGCTGCATGCTCTTCTTCAAACAAAAACATTAAAGATTCTACTTTTAGAGTATTAGAATAATTGATTCGTATGTTTTTGTATACCATGCATTCCGTGATATAATACCATTTCATCTCCATTGATCCTTACAAACTTGGCATGAGCAATGAGTATAGCTGGTTAGCGCAACACTAACATCTTCTTATTACCTAATAGGAGCATATGCAACAATTAATAAGAGTAATGAATTTGTTATCTTTTGAGTTCACCCCAATTTGTCAATCTGGAATGGTTATTTTGGACTGAGTAAATGGGGAAGGTACAAAACATCTTTATGCCAAACTTGGAACATTTATATGTATTATGCTAACCATCAAAATGAAACGAAATAAAAGTTTTGAATAACGATCTGGTAATTTATGGGATTTAAAATTGAATTGTCGGGTAAATAATTTCATAATTTTTGTTTCTGATTATCTTCTATTTTTTTATTGATCATAGATCTTCTGTTATGAGTTTTCACTAAGTAATCTATTGTTTTTGCTATTTGCTCATCTTTAAACAAAGTCATTAAAGATTCTATTTTTAGAGTATTAAAATAACTGGTTCATATATCCCTGTATGTCATACACTCCATGATACAATGACATTCCATTTCTAATAGTCCTGACATGCAAAGTCACAAACCTTATCAAGCCACTCTTC is part of the Cryptomeria japonica chromosome 10, Sugi_1.0, whole genome shotgun sequence genome and harbors:
- the LOC131051688 gene encoding uncharacterized protein LOC131051688 isoform X2, which produces MLEANPDNTLLLRNYARFLHKVQHDMKRAEECFSWAILASPGDGESMSLYAKFIWESHKDLALAETYFERAVEAAPQDCYVIASYDHFLWTCEEYEEGNDPTPYYRILNATGRPNLGSVITVAAEYFI
- the LOC131051688 gene encoding uncharacterized protein LOC131051688 isoform X1, with amino-acid sequence MYRCSSCLMDHPGIFSESCSLSKYKYKFSRCASFKNFSGLKSRESSAVELYFTFRRALSESILMLPLSRNEETNQRIGVCHLCRVMWSRKNGLLVATDRLLMMNSLNQESHHENSFSFGEVQSERDMIHHSSPLEEHKNQVIHNFFDFVDSGSISENSVMAENWFGLKVGLDGMALVCTERGCDPAPLCEIDHTNEGSDIQDGGDRGRGEEEALEQNPAAQICIIKRCWKQTLTILFCSETMPGFCTRFSMT